From one Neofelis nebulosa isolate mNeoNeb1 chromosome 4, mNeoNeb1.pri, whole genome shotgun sequence genomic stretch:
- the CCDC136 gene encoding coiled-coil domain-containing protein 136 isoform X1, with translation MEAGAGAGAGAAGAAGAAGWSCPGPGPTVTTLGSYEVSEGCERKKGQRWGSLERRGMQAMEGEVLLPALYEEEEEEEEEEEGVEEEEEQAQKGGSVGSLSASKHRGLSLTETELEELRAQVLQLVAELEETRELAGQHEDDSLELQGLLEDERLASAQQAEVFTKQIQQLQGELRSLREEISLLEREKESELKEIEQELHIAQAEIRNLRQAAEDSATEHESDIASLQEDLCRMQNELDDMERIRGEYEMEITSLRAEMEMKSSEPSNSLSVSDFSEMQEELQQLRERYRFLNEEYQALQESNSSLTGQLADLESERTRRATEKWLESQMVKNMMSAESQTSEMDFLEPDPETQLLRQQLLGAEEQMHDMQNKCKELCCELQELQHHRQTSEEEQKRLQRELKCAQNEVLRFQTSHNAAQNEELKTRLCALQQKYDASQDEQNELLKAQLQLQTELRQLKVMKSTAVESPSEKELMCRLQKLQLQYQHITCEKDKLLDVQRQLCGDLRYHEAEVQRLKDVVASFQESSEKNAEMHTQLQEMKRLYQSSKEELERQKHMYDQLEQDLLLCQQELKELKTTKPIPEDKGKCANKCDTVLSRLTELQEQYKASQKELGQLQMEQCELLEDQRRMQEEQGRLQEELHRLPLPFPRAGLFRKSQELLTKLQDLCELQLLYQGMQEEQKKLVQNQECVLREQSDLHEELHLFKEARFQEVFKNPDDSKLSKSSKCGPNKSKMIIAQIQALQGLYESTQTEQELLQQEQGRLLEERKRLQADLQLCLEEMQLLQVQSPSVNRSLESYQKTYGGMAASTEYDRKSYGGSVDDSESYHKSYGSTQASDESFLKSYDSSTSTHKTCDRNYGSSSSSSSSVTYKKSYGSSSSSDTCYKSYVSSIEDEPAEPEDVERCEDMVAKVLIKLQGVQAMYQLSQEEHDRLQERMKKLLERQKELKEELDACEKEFKECLESREKPVASSNDRNEIKELQAKLRELQLQYQASMDEQGRLLAVQEQLEGQLQCCQEELRQLKERSAVTTETKGRNGNKNMNKNANGVKNKQVTKPSLDGSEDTCEDEKSLEVVLYYKAKHMDLYDLTKEEVEEGKKETREETKQESWEEVASQASDPAEVKSTEDKEGAYEESQEQGGKEEDNKDESDDACPEASEENSPLKLSENKKNMFGMWKPIVFLAIAAVALYVLPNMRPQESEFCLTE, from the exons ATGGAGGCGGGCGCCGGGGCCGGTGCGGGCGCCGCGGGCGCCGCGGGCGCCGCGGGCTGGAGCTGCCCCGGCCCAG GACCCACAGTGACCACTTTAGGCTCCTATGAGGTGTCTGAGGGTTGTGAGAGGAAGAAAGGCCAACGCTGGGGGTCCCTGGAGCGGCGGGGGATGCAAGCTATGGAGG GGGAAGTGTTGCTCCCAGCTCTctatgaggaggaagaggaagaggaagaggaggaagaaggggtggaagaagaggaagagcagGCGCAGAAAGGTGGCAGTGTGGGCTCCTTGTCTGCCAGCAAGCACCGGGGACTGAGCCTcacagagacagagctggagGAGCTGAGGGCTCAGGTGCTCCAGCTGGTGGCAGAACTGGAGGAGACCCGGGAACTGGCAGGGCAGCACGAGGATGACTCCTTGGAGCTGCAGG gGCTCCTGGAGGATGAACGGCTGGCCAGTGCCCAGCAGGCAGAGGTGTTCACCAAGCAGATCCAGCAGCTCCAAG GTGAGCTGCGGTCTCTACGAGAGGAGATTTCCCTGTTAGAGCGTGAGAAAGAAAGTGAACTTAAGGAAATAGAACAGGAGTTGCACATAGCCCAGGCTGAGATCCGGAATCTGCGGCAAGCAGCAGAGGATTCCGCGACTGAACACGAGAGTGACATAGCATCCCTGCAGGAGGATCTCTGCCGGATGCAGAATGAACTCGATGACATGGAGCGCATTCGCGGAGAGTATGAAATGGAGATCACCTCCCTCCgtgcagaaatggaaatgaagagcTCTGAACCATCCAATAGTTTAAGTGTCTCAGATTTCTCTGAGATGCAAG AAGAGTTGCAGCAACTGCGGGAACGCTACCGCTTCCTGAACGAGGAGTACCAGGCCCTGCAGGAGAGCAACAGCAGCCTCACGGGGCAGCTCGCTGATCTGGAGAGTGAGAG GACACGAAGAGCAACAGAAAAGTGGCTGGAGTCCCAAATGGTAAAGAATATGATGTCAGCAGAGTCTCAGACTTCAGAAATGGATTTTCTAGAACCTGACCCTGAAACCCAGTTGTTGCGACAACAGCTTCTGGGAGCTGAAGAGCAGATGCATGACATGCAGAACAAG TGTAAGGAATTGTGTTGTGAGTTGCAAGAACTACAGCATCATCGCCAGACCAGTGAGGAGGAGCAGAAGCGGCTGCAGAGGGAGCTCAAGTGTGCACAGAATGAGGTGCTTCGGTTTCAGACTTCCCACAATGCCGCCCAG AACGAGGAGCTGAAGACCAGACTCTGTGCCCTTCAGCAAAAGTATGATGCGAGCCAGGACGAGCAGAACGAGCTCTTGAAGGCACAGCTACAGCTTCAGACTGAGCTCCGGCAGCTCAAAGTCATGAAATCCACAGCCGTAGAAAGCCCGAGTGAGAAG gaGTTAATGTGCCGGCTACAGAAGCTGCAGCTCCAGTACCAGCACATCACGTGCGAGAAGGATAAGCTGCTGGACGTGCAGCGACAACTGTGTGGGGACCTGCGGTACCATGAGGCGGAGGTGCAGCGCCTCAAGGACGTCGTGGCCTCCTTCCAGGAGAGCAGTGAGAAG AACGCAGAGATGCACACCCAGCTTCAGGAGATGAAGCGGCTGTACCAGTCCAGCAAGGAGGAGCTGGAGCGGCAGAAGCACATGTATGATCAGCTCGAGCAGGACCTCCTGCTCTGCCAGCAGGAGCTGAAGGAGCTCAAGACCACCAAGCCCATCCCAGAGGACAAGGGGAAATGTGCTAATAAG TGTGACACAGTGCTGTCCAGACTGACCGAATTGCAGGAACAGTACAAGGCCAGCCAGAAGGAGTTGGGGCAGCTGCAGATGGAGCAGTGCGAGCTCCTGGAGGATCAGAGGAGGATGCAGGAGGAGCAGGGCCGGCTGCAAGAAGAGCTGCACAGGCTCCCGCTCCCGTTCCCCAGAGCTGGTCTCTTCCGTAAG AGTCAGGAGCTGCTTACAAAGTTACAAGACCTGTGTGAACTACAGCTGCTCTACCAAGGCATGCAGGAAGAGCAGAAAAAACTGGTACAGAATCAAGAATGTGTGCTCAGAGAACAGTCAGACCTGCACGAAGAGCTACATCTTTTCAAAGAGGCTCGTTTCCAGGAAGTCTTCAAGAATCCCGATGATTCCAAATTGTCTAAGTCCTCCAAGTGTGGTCCTAACAAG TCCAAGATGATCATCGCCCAGATACAGGCTCTGCAGGGGCTGTACGAGAGCACTCAGACCGAGCAGGAGCTACTGCAGCAGGAGCAGGGCAGGCTCCTCGAGGAGCGGAAGAGGCTACAGGCCGACTTGCAGCTCTGCCTGGAAGAGATGCAGCTGCTCCAAGTCCAGTCCCCTTCCGTAAACAGGAGCCTTGAGTCCTACCAGAAGACCTACGGCGGCATGGCCGCCAGCACCGAGTACGATCGTAAGAGCTACGGCGGCAGCGTCGATGACAGCGAGAGCTATCACAAGAGTTACGGTAGCACCCAGGCCAGTGATGAGAGCTTTCTCAAGAGCTACGACAGCAGCACCAGTACCCACAAGACCTGTGATAGGAATtacggcagcagcagcagcagcagcagcagcgtcACCTATAAGAAGAGTTACGGTAGCAGCAGTAGCTCTGACACCTGTTACAAGAGTTACGTCAGCAGCATTGAGGATGAACCTGCTGAGCCTGAAGATGTAGAG CGCTGTGAGGACATGGTGGCCAAGGTGTTGATCAAGCTGCAGGGAGTGCAGGCCATGTACCAGCTCAGCCAGGAGGAACACGACCGGCTGCAAGAGCGAATGAAAAAGCTGCTGGAACGGCAGAAGGAGCTGAAGGAAGAGCTGGATGCCTGTGAAAAGGAATTCAAGGAGTGCCTGGAAAGCCGCGAGAAGCCTGTTGCCTCCTCAAATGACAGGAACGAG ATCAAAGAGCTGCAGGCCAAGCTGCGGGAGCTGCAGCTGCAGTATCAGGCCAGCATGGACGAGCAGGGGCGGCTTCTGGCCGTGCAGGAGCAGCTGGAGGGACAGCTGCAGTGCTGCCAGGAGGAGCTGCGCCAGCTCAAGGAGAGGTCCGCCGTCACCACAGAAACCAAGGGGAGAAACGGCAATAAGAATATGAACAAAAATGCCAACGGggttaaaaataaacaggtgacCAAACCAAGCCTGGACGGCTCTGAGGACACCTGTGAGGACGAGAAG AGTCTGGAGGTGGTGCTCTACTACAAGGCCAAGCACATGGATTTATATGATCTAACAAAAGAGGaagtggaggagggaaagaaggaaaccaGAGAGGAAACGAAGCAGGAGTCCTGGGAGGAAGTAGCTTCTCAGGCATCAGACCCTGCAGAGGTGAAGTCCACGGAAGATAAAGAGGGGGCTTATGAAGAGTCCCAAGAGCAGGGGGGCAAGGAAGAAGACAACAAAGACGAGAGTGACGACGCTTGCCCTGAAGCTTCAGAGGAAAACAGCCCCCTCAagctttctgaaaacaaaaag
- the CCDC136 gene encoding coiled-coil domain-containing protein 136 isoform X3: MEAITSELRSLREEISLLEREKESELKEIEQELHIAQAEIRNLRQAAEDSATEHESDIASLQEDLCRMQNELDDMERIRGEYEMEITSLRAEMEMKSSEPSNSLSVSDFSEMQEELQQLRERYRFLNEEYQALQESNSSLTGQLADLESERTRRATEKWLESQMVKNMMSAESQTSEMDFLEPDPETQLLRQQLLGAEEQMHDMQNKCKELCCELQELQHHRQTSEEEQKRLQRELKCAQNEVLRFQTSHNAAQNEELKTRLCALQQKYDASQDEQNELLKAQLQLQTELRQLKVMKSTAVESPSEKELMCRLQKLQLQYQHITCEKDKLLDVQRQLCGDLRYHEAEVQRLKDVVASFQESSEKNAEMHTQLQEMKRLYQSSKEELERQKHMYDQLEQDLLLCQQELKELKTTKPIPEDKGKCANKCDTVLSRLTELQEQYKASQKELGQLQMEQCELLEDQRRMQEEQGRLQEELHRLPLPFPRAGLFRKSQELLTKLQDLCELQLLYQGMQEEQKKLVQNQECVLREQSDLHEELHLFKEARFQEVFKNPDDSKLSKSSKCGPNKSKMIIAQIQALQGLYESTQTEQELLQQEQGRLLEERKRLQADLQLCLEEMQLLQVQSPSVNRSLESYQKTYGGMAASTEYDRKSYGGSVDDSESYHKSYGSTQASDESFLKSYDSSTSTHKTCDRNYGSSSSSSSSVTYKKSYGSSSSSDTCYKSYVSSIEDEPAEPEDVERCEDMVAKVLIKLQGVQAMYQLSQEEHDRLQERMKKLLERQKELKEELDACEKEFKECLESREKPVASSNDRNEIKELQAKLRELQLQYQASMDEQGRLLAVQEQLEGQLQCCQEELRQLKERSAVTTETKGRNGNKNMNKNANGVKNKQVTKPSLDGSEDTCEDEKSLEVVLYYKAKHMDLYDLTKEEVEEGKKETREETKQESWEEVASQASDPAEVKSTEDKEGAYEESQEQGGKEEDNKDESDDACPEASEENSPLKLSENKKNMFGMWKPIVFLAIAAVALYVLPNMRPQESEFCLTE, translated from the exons ATGGAGGCCATAACCA GTGAGCTGCGGTCTCTACGAGAGGAGATTTCCCTGTTAGAGCGTGAGAAAGAAAGTGAACTTAAGGAAATAGAACAGGAGTTGCACATAGCCCAGGCTGAGATCCGGAATCTGCGGCAAGCAGCAGAGGATTCCGCGACTGAACACGAGAGTGACATAGCATCCCTGCAGGAGGATCTCTGCCGGATGCAGAATGAACTCGATGACATGGAGCGCATTCGCGGAGAGTATGAAATGGAGATCACCTCCCTCCgtgcagaaatggaaatgaagagcTCTGAACCATCCAATAGTTTAAGTGTCTCAGATTTCTCTGAGATGCAAG AAGAGTTGCAGCAACTGCGGGAACGCTACCGCTTCCTGAACGAGGAGTACCAGGCCCTGCAGGAGAGCAACAGCAGCCTCACGGGGCAGCTCGCTGATCTGGAGAGTGAGAG GACACGAAGAGCAACAGAAAAGTGGCTGGAGTCCCAAATGGTAAAGAATATGATGTCAGCAGAGTCTCAGACTTCAGAAATGGATTTTCTAGAACCTGACCCTGAAACCCAGTTGTTGCGACAACAGCTTCTGGGAGCTGAAGAGCAGATGCATGACATGCAGAACAAG TGTAAGGAATTGTGTTGTGAGTTGCAAGAACTACAGCATCATCGCCAGACCAGTGAGGAGGAGCAGAAGCGGCTGCAGAGGGAGCTCAAGTGTGCACAGAATGAGGTGCTTCGGTTTCAGACTTCCCACAATGCCGCCCAG AACGAGGAGCTGAAGACCAGACTCTGTGCCCTTCAGCAAAAGTATGATGCGAGCCAGGACGAGCAGAACGAGCTCTTGAAGGCACAGCTACAGCTTCAGACTGAGCTCCGGCAGCTCAAAGTCATGAAATCCACAGCCGTAGAAAGCCCGAGTGAGAAG gaGTTAATGTGCCGGCTACAGAAGCTGCAGCTCCAGTACCAGCACATCACGTGCGAGAAGGATAAGCTGCTGGACGTGCAGCGACAACTGTGTGGGGACCTGCGGTACCATGAGGCGGAGGTGCAGCGCCTCAAGGACGTCGTGGCCTCCTTCCAGGAGAGCAGTGAGAAG AACGCAGAGATGCACACCCAGCTTCAGGAGATGAAGCGGCTGTACCAGTCCAGCAAGGAGGAGCTGGAGCGGCAGAAGCACATGTATGATCAGCTCGAGCAGGACCTCCTGCTCTGCCAGCAGGAGCTGAAGGAGCTCAAGACCACCAAGCCCATCCCAGAGGACAAGGGGAAATGTGCTAATAAG TGTGACACAGTGCTGTCCAGACTGACCGAATTGCAGGAACAGTACAAGGCCAGCCAGAAGGAGTTGGGGCAGCTGCAGATGGAGCAGTGCGAGCTCCTGGAGGATCAGAGGAGGATGCAGGAGGAGCAGGGCCGGCTGCAAGAAGAGCTGCACAGGCTCCCGCTCCCGTTCCCCAGAGCTGGTCTCTTCCGTAAG AGTCAGGAGCTGCTTACAAAGTTACAAGACCTGTGTGAACTACAGCTGCTCTACCAAGGCATGCAGGAAGAGCAGAAAAAACTGGTACAGAATCAAGAATGTGTGCTCAGAGAACAGTCAGACCTGCACGAAGAGCTACATCTTTTCAAAGAGGCTCGTTTCCAGGAAGTCTTCAAGAATCCCGATGATTCCAAATTGTCTAAGTCCTCCAAGTGTGGTCCTAACAAG TCCAAGATGATCATCGCCCAGATACAGGCTCTGCAGGGGCTGTACGAGAGCACTCAGACCGAGCAGGAGCTACTGCAGCAGGAGCAGGGCAGGCTCCTCGAGGAGCGGAAGAGGCTACAGGCCGACTTGCAGCTCTGCCTGGAAGAGATGCAGCTGCTCCAAGTCCAGTCCCCTTCCGTAAACAGGAGCCTTGAGTCCTACCAGAAGACCTACGGCGGCATGGCCGCCAGCACCGAGTACGATCGTAAGAGCTACGGCGGCAGCGTCGATGACAGCGAGAGCTATCACAAGAGTTACGGTAGCACCCAGGCCAGTGATGAGAGCTTTCTCAAGAGCTACGACAGCAGCACCAGTACCCACAAGACCTGTGATAGGAATtacggcagcagcagcagcagcagcagcagcgtcACCTATAAGAAGAGTTACGGTAGCAGCAGTAGCTCTGACACCTGTTACAAGAGTTACGTCAGCAGCATTGAGGATGAACCTGCTGAGCCTGAAGATGTAGAG CGCTGTGAGGACATGGTGGCCAAGGTGTTGATCAAGCTGCAGGGAGTGCAGGCCATGTACCAGCTCAGCCAGGAGGAACACGACCGGCTGCAAGAGCGAATGAAAAAGCTGCTGGAACGGCAGAAGGAGCTGAAGGAAGAGCTGGATGCCTGTGAAAAGGAATTCAAGGAGTGCCTGGAAAGCCGCGAGAAGCCTGTTGCCTCCTCAAATGACAGGAACGAG ATCAAAGAGCTGCAGGCCAAGCTGCGGGAGCTGCAGCTGCAGTATCAGGCCAGCATGGACGAGCAGGGGCGGCTTCTGGCCGTGCAGGAGCAGCTGGAGGGACAGCTGCAGTGCTGCCAGGAGGAGCTGCGCCAGCTCAAGGAGAGGTCCGCCGTCACCACAGAAACCAAGGGGAGAAACGGCAATAAGAATATGAACAAAAATGCCAACGGggttaaaaataaacaggtgacCAAACCAAGCCTGGACGGCTCTGAGGACACCTGTGAGGACGAGAAG AGTCTGGAGGTGGTGCTCTACTACAAGGCCAAGCACATGGATTTATATGATCTAACAAAAGAGGaagtggaggagggaaagaaggaaaccaGAGAGGAAACGAAGCAGGAGTCCTGGGAGGAAGTAGCTTCTCAGGCATCAGACCCTGCAGAGGTGAAGTCCACGGAAGATAAAGAGGGGGCTTATGAAGAGTCCCAAGAGCAGGGGGGCAAGGAAGAAGACAACAAAGACGAGAGTGACGACGCTTGCCCTGAAGCTTCAGAGGAAAACAGCCCCCTCAagctttctgaaaacaaaaag
- the CCDC136 gene encoding coiled-coil domain-containing protein 136 isoform X2, with protein MEAGAGAGAGAAGAAGAAGWSCPGPGPTVTTLGSYEVSEGCERKKGQRWGSLERRGMQAMEGEVLLPALYEEEEEEEEEEEGVEEEEEQAQKGGSVGSLSASKHRGLSLTETELEELRAQVLQLVAELEETRELAGQHEDDSLELQGLLEDERLASAQQAEVFTKQIQQLQGELRSLREEISLLEREKESELKEIEQELHIAQAEIRNLRQAAEDSATEHESDIASLQEDLCRMQNELDDMERIRGEYEMEITSLRAEMEMKSSEPSNSLSVSDFSEMQEELQQLRERYRFLNEEYQALQESNSSLTGQLADLESERTRRATEKWLESQMVKNMMSAESQTSEMDFLEPDPETQLLRQQLLGAEEQMHDMQNKCKELCCELQELQHHRQTSEEEQKRLQRELKCAQNEVLRFQTSHNAAQNEELKTRLCALQQKYDASQDEQNELLKAQLQLQTELRQLKVMKSTAVESPSEKELMCRLQKLQLQYQHITCEKDKLLDVQRQLCGDLRYHEAEVQRLKDVVASFQESSEKNAEMHTQLQEMKRLYQSSKEELERQKHMYDQLEQDLLLCQQELKELKTTKPIPEDKGKCANKCDTVLSRLTELQEQYKASQKELGQLQMEQCELLEDQRRMQEEQGRLQEELHRLPLPFPRAGLFRKSQELLTKLQDLCELQLLYQGMQEEQKKLVQNQECVLREQSDLHEELHLFKEARFQEVFKNPDDSKLSKSSKCGPNKSKMIIAQIQALQGLYESTQTEQELLQQEQGRLLEERKRLQADLQLCLEEMQLLQVQSPSVNRSLESYQKTYGGMAASTEYDRKSYGGSVDDSESYHKSYGSTQASDESFLKSYDSSTSTHKTCDRNYGSSSSSSSSVTYKKSYGSSSSSDTCYKSYVSSIEDEPAEPEDVERCEDMVAKVLIKLQGVQAMYQLSQEEHDRLQERMKKLLERQKELKEELDACEKEFKECLESREKPVASSNDRNEIKELQAKLRELQLQYQASMDEQGRLLAVQEQLEGQLQCCQEELRQLKERSAVTTETKGRNGNKNMNKNANGVKNKQVTKPSLDGSEDTCEDEKSLEVVLYYKAKHMDLYDLTKEEVEEGKKETREETKQESWEEVASQASDPAEVKSTEDKEGAYEESQEQGGKEEDNKDESDDACPEASEENSPLKLSENKKPSPAPEPPIFSLPLVGLVVISALLWCWWAETSS; from the exons ATGGAGGCGGGCGCCGGGGCCGGTGCGGGCGCCGCGGGCGCCGCGGGCGCCGCGGGCTGGAGCTGCCCCGGCCCAG GACCCACAGTGACCACTTTAGGCTCCTATGAGGTGTCTGAGGGTTGTGAGAGGAAGAAAGGCCAACGCTGGGGGTCCCTGGAGCGGCGGGGGATGCAAGCTATGGAGG GGGAAGTGTTGCTCCCAGCTCTctatgaggaggaagaggaagaggaagaggaggaagaaggggtggaagaagaggaagagcagGCGCAGAAAGGTGGCAGTGTGGGCTCCTTGTCTGCCAGCAAGCACCGGGGACTGAGCCTcacagagacagagctggagGAGCTGAGGGCTCAGGTGCTCCAGCTGGTGGCAGAACTGGAGGAGACCCGGGAACTGGCAGGGCAGCACGAGGATGACTCCTTGGAGCTGCAGG gGCTCCTGGAGGATGAACGGCTGGCCAGTGCCCAGCAGGCAGAGGTGTTCACCAAGCAGATCCAGCAGCTCCAAG GTGAGCTGCGGTCTCTACGAGAGGAGATTTCCCTGTTAGAGCGTGAGAAAGAAAGTGAACTTAAGGAAATAGAACAGGAGTTGCACATAGCCCAGGCTGAGATCCGGAATCTGCGGCAAGCAGCAGAGGATTCCGCGACTGAACACGAGAGTGACATAGCATCCCTGCAGGAGGATCTCTGCCGGATGCAGAATGAACTCGATGACATGGAGCGCATTCGCGGAGAGTATGAAATGGAGATCACCTCCCTCCgtgcagaaatggaaatgaagagcTCTGAACCATCCAATAGTTTAAGTGTCTCAGATTTCTCTGAGATGCAAG AAGAGTTGCAGCAACTGCGGGAACGCTACCGCTTCCTGAACGAGGAGTACCAGGCCCTGCAGGAGAGCAACAGCAGCCTCACGGGGCAGCTCGCTGATCTGGAGAGTGAGAG GACACGAAGAGCAACAGAAAAGTGGCTGGAGTCCCAAATGGTAAAGAATATGATGTCAGCAGAGTCTCAGACTTCAGAAATGGATTTTCTAGAACCTGACCCTGAAACCCAGTTGTTGCGACAACAGCTTCTGGGAGCTGAAGAGCAGATGCATGACATGCAGAACAAG TGTAAGGAATTGTGTTGTGAGTTGCAAGAACTACAGCATCATCGCCAGACCAGTGAGGAGGAGCAGAAGCGGCTGCAGAGGGAGCTCAAGTGTGCACAGAATGAGGTGCTTCGGTTTCAGACTTCCCACAATGCCGCCCAG AACGAGGAGCTGAAGACCAGACTCTGTGCCCTTCAGCAAAAGTATGATGCGAGCCAGGACGAGCAGAACGAGCTCTTGAAGGCACAGCTACAGCTTCAGACTGAGCTCCGGCAGCTCAAAGTCATGAAATCCACAGCCGTAGAAAGCCCGAGTGAGAAG gaGTTAATGTGCCGGCTACAGAAGCTGCAGCTCCAGTACCAGCACATCACGTGCGAGAAGGATAAGCTGCTGGACGTGCAGCGACAACTGTGTGGGGACCTGCGGTACCATGAGGCGGAGGTGCAGCGCCTCAAGGACGTCGTGGCCTCCTTCCAGGAGAGCAGTGAGAAG AACGCAGAGATGCACACCCAGCTTCAGGAGATGAAGCGGCTGTACCAGTCCAGCAAGGAGGAGCTGGAGCGGCAGAAGCACATGTATGATCAGCTCGAGCAGGACCTCCTGCTCTGCCAGCAGGAGCTGAAGGAGCTCAAGACCACCAAGCCCATCCCAGAGGACAAGGGGAAATGTGCTAATAAG TGTGACACAGTGCTGTCCAGACTGACCGAATTGCAGGAACAGTACAAGGCCAGCCAGAAGGAGTTGGGGCAGCTGCAGATGGAGCAGTGCGAGCTCCTGGAGGATCAGAGGAGGATGCAGGAGGAGCAGGGCCGGCTGCAAGAAGAGCTGCACAGGCTCCCGCTCCCGTTCCCCAGAGCTGGTCTCTTCCGTAAG AGTCAGGAGCTGCTTACAAAGTTACAAGACCTGTGTGAACTACAGCTGCTCTACCAAGGCATGCAGGAAGAGCAGAAAAAACTGGTACAGAATCAAGAATGTGTGCTCAGAGAACAGTCAGACCTGCACGAAGAGCTACATCTTTTCAAAGAGGCTCGTTTCCAGGAAGTCTTCAAGAATCCCGATGATTCCAAATTGTCTAAGTCCTCCAAGTGTGGTCCTAACAAG TCCAAGATGATCATCGCCCAGATACAGGCTCTGCAGGGGCTGTACGAGAGCACTCAGACCGAGCAGGAGCTACTGCAGCAGGAGCAGGGCAGGCTCCTCGAGGAGCGGAAGAGGCTACAGGCCGACTTGCAGCTCTGCCTGGAAGAGATGCAGCTGCTCCAAGTCCAGTCCCCTTCCGTAAACAGGAGCCTTGAGTCCTACCAGAAGACCTACGGCGGCATGGCCGCCAGCACCGAGTACGATCGTAAGAGCTACGGCGGCAGCGTCGATGACAGCGAGAGCTATCACAAGAGTTACGGTAGCACCCAGGCCAGTGATGAGAGCTTTCTCAAGAGCTACGACAGCAGCACCAGTACCCACAAGACCTGTGATAGGAATtacggcagcagcagcagcagcagcagcagcgtcACCTATAAGAAGAGTTACGGTAGCAGCAGTAGCTCTGACACCTGTTACAAGAGTTACGTCAGCAGCATTGAGGATGAACCTGCTGAGCCTGAAGATGTAGAG CGCTGTGAGGACATGGTGGCCAAGGTGTTGATCAAGCTGCAGGGAGTGCAGGCCATGTACCAGCTCAGCCAGGAGGAACACGACCGGCTGCAAGAGCGAATGAAAAAGCTGCTGGAACGGCAGAAGGAGCTGAAGGAAGAGCTGGATGCCTGTGAAAAGGAATTCAAGGAGTGCCTGGAAAGCCGCGAGAAGCCTGTTGCCTCCTCAAATGACAGGAACGAG ATCAAAGAGCTGCAGGCCAAGCTGCGGGAGCTGCAGCTGCAGTATCAGGCCAGCATGGACGAGCAGGGGCGGCTTCTGGCCGTGCAGGAGCAGCTGGAGGGACAGCTGCAGTGCTGCCAGGAGGAGCTGCGCCAGCTCAAGGAGAGGTCCGCCGTCACCACAGAAACCAAGGGGAGAAACGGCAATAAGAATATGAACAAAAATGCCAACGGggttaaaaataaacaggtgacCAAACCAAGCCTGGACGGCTCTGAGGACACCTGTGAGGACGAGAAG AGTCTGGAGGTGGTGCTCTACTACAAGGCCAAGCACATGGATTTATATGATCTAACAAAAGAGGaagtggaggagggaaagaaggaaaccaGAGAGGAAACGAAGCAGGAGTCCTGGGAGGAAGTAGCTTCTCAGGCATCAGACCCTGCAGAGGTGAAGTCCACGGAAGATAAAGAGGGGGCTTATGAAGAGTCCCAAGAGCAGGGGGGCAAGGAAGAAGACAACAAAGACGAGAGTGACGACGCTTGCCCTGAAGCTTCAGAGGAAAACAGCCCCCTCAagctttctgaaaacaaaaag